A single Pedobacter sp. PACM 27299 DNA region contains:
- a CDS encoding MerR family transcriptional regulator, which yields MPYKEREINKMYYTMGEVTEMFNVNASQIRFYEKEFDVLQPKKNKKGNRLFTPEDIENLKIIFHLVDDKGFTLKGAKEHLKNNTSEVKENQKIIASLEKLKDFLLKLNEEI from the coding sequence ATGCCTTACAAAGAACGGGAAATTAATAAAATGTATTATACGATGGGCGAAGTGACCGAAATGTTTAACGTAAATGCATCTCAGATCCGCTTTTATGAGAAAGAATTTGATGTACTGCAGCCTAAGAAAAACAAAAAAGGGAATCGTTTATTCACTCCTGAAGACATTGAAAATCTAAAGATCATTTTCCACCTGGTAGATGATAAAGGATTCACCCTTAAAGGCGCTAAAGAGCACTTAAAAAACAACACTTCTGAAGTAAAAGAAAACCAAAAGATCATTGCATCTCTGGAGAAGTTAAAGGACTTCTTGTTAAAGTTAAACGAAGAAATATAA
- the alaS gene encoding alanine--tRNA ligase translates to MTAKEIRQAYLNFFESKQHHIVPSAPIVVKNDPTLMFTNAGMNQFKDLFLGEAPIKYPRVTDTQRCLRVSGKHNDLEEVGIDTYHHTMFEMLGNWSFGDYFKKEAISWSWELLTEVYKIPKDKLYVSIFEGDEKEGLPRDTEAYELWKQFVPEDRIILGNKKDNFWEMGDMGPCGPCSEIHVDCRSAEEREAVSGKDLVNADHPQVIEIWNNVFMQFNRLKDGSLQPLPAQHVDTGMGFERLVRVLQEKSSNYDTDVFQPMIQVIARHSGVVYGTEEKTDIAMRVMADHIRAISFVIADGQLPSNNKAGYVIRRILRRAVRYAYTFLNLKEPFLNQLVPVLAEQFKGVFDELYLQQDFVQKVVLEEEVSFLRTLATGIQRFENFTKKQGELLMSENAIESEKSFDDNWVYSILKDQMVIPGEFAFELNDTYGFPIDLTELMAREKRWLVDMEGYNKALTLQKERSRAATAVDTGDWIMVNSDLETDFVGYDDFEVETKIIKYRKVNAKGKDQYQIVLSKTPFYAESGGQVGDTGRLEDHSRLFFVEVTDTKKENGVIVHYTDTLPEDLDGLFWAVIDEDKRLLSQDNHTATHLLHAALKKVLGSHVNQKGSLVNPDYLRFDFSHFAKISEEDLAQIEHLVNQKIRENIPLKEQRDVPYEQAISSGVTALFGEKYGDFVRVITFDDHYSKELCGGTHVKATGQIGYFKIISESAVAAGVRRIEAITADKAEAFILEQNRELNELRALLKGNKDLKAAVSSLLEENAKLKKEAEKAVGEQSANLKHEIVHHLKTINGVNVIATHVDLPNADAVKNLAFSVKDLVDDLLLVFTTLIDDKPGITVMLSENLIKSKGLNASNIVRELAKDIQGGGGGQPFYATAGGKNKDGLATVLTKVEALIPA, encoded by the coding sequence ATGACAGCTAAGGAAATCAGACAGGCATACTTAAATTTTTTTGAATCAAAACAACATCATATTGTTCCATCTGCACCAATTGTAGTAAAGAACGATCCTACTTTGATGTTCACCAATGCGGGAATGAACCAGTTTAAGGATTTGTTTCTGGGTGAAGCACCGATTAAATATCCACGTGTAACAGATACACAACGTTGTTTACGTGTTTCTGGTAAACATAACGACCTGGAAGAAGTAGGTATTGATACCTATCACCATACCATGTTTGAGATGTTAGGGAACTGGAGCTTTGGAGATTACTTTAAGAAAGAAGCCATTTCCTGGAGCTGGGAGCTTTTAACCGAAGTATACAAAATCCCTAAGGATAAGTTATATGTATCCATCTTTGAAGGAGACGAAAAAGAAGGACTGCCAAGAGATACTGAAGCTTACGAGCTTTGGAAACAATTTGTTCCGGAAGACCGCATCATATTAGGAAATAAAAAAGACAACTTCTGGGAAATGGGAGATATGGGACCTTGCGGTCCATGTTCAGAGATTCATGTGGATTGTCGTTCAGCAGAAGAACGTGAGGCAGTAAGCGGAAAAGATCTTGTAAATGCCGATCACCCTCAGGTGATTGAAATCTGGAACAATGTATTTATGCAGTTTAATCGTCTTAAAGATGGTTCATTGCAGCCTTTACCGGCGCAGCACGTAGATACAGGAATGGGCTTTGAGCGTTTGGTTCGTGTATTACAGGAGAAATCTTCTAACTATGATACCGATGTTTTCCAGCCAATGATTCAGGTGATCGCTAGACATTCTGGTGTGGTATATGGTACAGAAGAGAAAACCGACATCGCCATGCGCGTAATGGCAGATCATATCCGTGCGATATCTTTTGTAATTGCGGATGGTCAGCTGCCTTCAAATAATAAGGCTGGTTATGTGATTCGCCGAATTCTTCGTCGTGCAGTTCGATATGCTTATACTTTCTTAAACCTGAAAGAACCATTTCTAAACCAATTGGTACCAGTTCTGGCCGAGCAGTTTAAAGGTGTATTTGATGAGCTTTATTTGCAGCAGGATTTTGTGCAGAAAGTAGTATTGGAGGAAGAAGTTTCCTTCCTGAGAACTTTAGCCACAGGAATTCAGCGCTTTGAAAACTTTACGAAAAAACAAGGAGAGCTGTTGATGTCTGAAAATGCCATTGAATCTGAGAAATCATTCGATGACAATTGGGTATACAGCATCTTAAAAGACCAGATGGTCATTCCTGGAGAATTTGCTTTCGAACTGAATGATACTTATGGCTTCCCAATCGACTTAACCGAATTGATGGCCAGAGAGAAACGTTGGTTGGTGGATATGGAAGGGTATAATAAGGCCTTAACCTTACAGAAAGAAAGATCAAGAGCGGCAACTGCAGTAGATACCGGCGACTGGATCATGGTGAATTCCGATCTGGAAACGGATTTTGTAGGTTATGACGATTTCGAAGTAGAAACGAAAATTATAAAATACCGTAAAGTGAATGCGAAAGGAAAAGATCAATACCAGATTGTATTGAGCAAAACACCTTTCTATGCAGAAAGCGGCGGACAAGTTGGTGATACCGGCAGATTAGAAGACCATAGCAGATTGTTCTTTGTTGAAGTAACTGATACTAAGAAAGAGAATGGCGTGATCGTTCATTATACCGATACTTTACCAGAAGATTTAGACGGTTTATTCTGGGCAGTGATAGACGAAGACAAGCGTTTATTATCTCAGGACAATCATACGGCAACTCACTTACTGCATGCAGCTTTGAAAAAAGTGCTGGGCAGTCATGTGAATCAAAAAGGTTCCCTGGTTAATCCTGATTACTTACGCTTTGACTTTTCTCATTTCGCGAAGATCAGCGAAGAAGATCTGGCGCAGATAGAACATCTGGTAAATCAAAAGATCAGAGAGAATATTCCTTTGAAAGAACAAAGAGATGTGCCTTATGAACAAGCCATTTCAAGTGGGGTAACCGCTTTGTTTGGAGAGAAATATGGCGATTTCGTTCGTGTAATTACTTTTGATGACCATTATTCTAAAGAACTTTGCGGTGGTACACACGTAAAGGCTACCGGGCAGATTGGTTATTTCAAGATCATTTCTGAGAGTGCTGTAGCAGCTGGTGTGAGACGTATCGAAGCCATTACAGCGGATAAAGCCGAAGCCTTTATTTTAGAACAAAATAGAGAGCTGAACGAACTTAGGGCCTTGTTAAAAGGGAATAAAGACCTTAAAGCTGCGGTATCTTCTTTATTGGAAGAGAATGCCAAGCTGAAAAAAGAAGCGGAAAAAGCAGTAGGAGAGCAAAGTGCTAATTTGAAACATGAAATTGTTCATCACCTAAAAACCATTAATGGTGTAAATGTGATTGCGACTCATGTAGATCTTCCGAATGCAGATGCAGTGAAAAATCTGGCTTTCTCTGTGAAAGATCTGGTAGATGATTTGTTATTGGTGTTCACCACTTTAATTGATGATAAACCTGGTATTACAGTGATGCTTTCGGAGAACCTGATTAAGAGCAAAGGTTTAAATGCCTCTAACATCGTGAGAGAACTGGCTAAAGATATCCAGGGTGGCGGCGGTGGCCAGCCATTTTATGCAACTGCAGGCGGTAAGAACAAGGATGGCTTAGCTACAGTGTTAACTAAGGTAGAAGCGCTGATTCCAGCATAA
- a CDS encoding VOC family protein has protein sequence MSNDTTSVKPIKIQGFTPLLSVFNMPASVRFYRDLLGFDLIETSEAPEKPDNFKWARLGLNGTELLLEPRGEKTCPKPATAHDWLERHDMSIHFGCSELEHVYQYLQSNGVDVTVPSSTSYGYKALYVRDPDGFPLVFHWPEA, from the coding sequence ATGTCAAATGATACGACTTCAGTAAAACCGATAAAAATCCAGGGATTTACACCTCTGCTTTCGGTTTTCAATATGCCTGCATCCGTACGTTTTTACCGGGATTTACTCGGTTTTGACCTCATAGAAACTTCTGAAGCTCCCGAAAAGCCAGATAATTTCAAATGGGCACGATTGGGCTTAAATGGAACCGAACTGCTGCTAGAACCCCGTGGAGAAAAAACCTGTCCTAAACCTGCCACAGCTCATGATTGGCTGGAGCGTCATGACATGTCTATCCATTTTGGCTGTTCAGAATTAGAGCATGTTTACCAATATCTCCAGTCTAATGGTGTAGATGTAACCGTACCATCCAGTACTTCTTATGGTTATAAGGCATTATATGTCAGAGATCCTGATGGATTCCCCCTGGTATTTCACTGGCCGGAAGCCTAA
- a CDS encoding VOC family protein — protein sequence MEIRELQLITNQLEETETFYNQILNIPTQDKNENERSFLIGKTKLSFVLGSEDHPVYHLAFDIPKNQLMEAYQWLKQRTSIIPVTPETDFSNFELWNSKSFYFHDNNENLLELICRYDLDNEATKPFDGAAILSVSEIGLVSEDVPFLAETLMSKYSLDIYEKQPAQDNFTVLGDEQGLLILVNEDRNWYPTEQKAKPFPLKVILNNGTGEDLELSFS from the coding sequence ATGGAGATTAGAGAATTACAGCTCATTACAAATCAGTTAGAAGAAACGGAAACGTTTTACAATCAAATATTAAACATCCCTACTCAAGATAAAAACGAAAATGAGCGGTCTTTTCTCATTGGAAAAACCAAATTGTCATTTGTATTGGGATCGGAAGATCATCCGGTTTATCACCTTGCCTTTGATATTCCTAAAAATCAGCTGATGGAAGCTTATCAATGGTTAAAACAAAGGACCTCAATCATTCCGGTAACGCCGGAAACAGACTTTTCTAATTTCGAATTGTGGAATTCAAAATCCTTTTATTTCCATGATAACAATGAGAACCTTTTGGAACTGATTTGCCGTTACGATCTTGATAATGAAGCAACGAAACCATTTGATGGTGCTGCTATATTATCTGTTTCTGAAATCGGATTGGTATCTGAGGATGTTCCATTTTTGGCGGAGACTTTAATGAGCAAATACAGCCTGGATATCTATGAAAAACAACCTGCACAAGATAATTTTACTGTACTGGGCGATGAGCAGGGCTTATTGATCCTGGTCAATGAAGATAGAAACTGGTATCCTACCGAGCAAAAAGCAAAACCTTTTCCGCTAAAAGTGATTTTAAACAATGGGACTGGAGAGGATCTGGAGCTGAGCTTTTCTTAA
- a CDS encoding sensor histidine kinase, whose amino-acid sequence MIPERISHVVDGLKKLVYKLVGPSAHFNLENQVFNGISLIAILIIGYDVPFNYYNGMQTISVLFAFLLVVLCFTYYLSRFKKQFKYSIILSSLMVLLALGSIYFFNNGIKGPSLLSLSIAFFMIMIISPRGQYWLWSILCLTTGLGLLFFEYKNPGYIKDAYQDRAAVFADIASTYIITILVTFLGLFYLKTAYFKEKQDAAAKTAVLERMNHEKTKFFSIIAHDLRAPLASIQSYMDLFRMDILSTEEKEMMDKKLTNALSGTQEMLDNMLSWSRAELNNGKTAMEINKLHEALDSVIITQKAASKEKKITFTADIDTSLELFSNVHMLQLIVRNIIGNAIKFTPSEGLIELNASRYGQDCLIAVRDTGNGIPDENKPEIFSLKAQSTYGTDNEKGIGLGLFLCKEYTHAQGGKIWFESQKGEGTVFYVSLPLYIGT is encoded by the coding sequence ATGATACCAGAAAGGATCTCCCACGTCGTTGACGGCCTAAAAAAACTGGTCTACAAATTGGTTGGACCAAGTGCCCATTTTAACCTTGAAAATCAGGTTTTTAATGGCATTAGCCTCATTGCTATCCTCATTATAGGGTATGATGTCCCTTTTAATTACTACAACGGCATGCAAACCATTTCCGTTCTGTTTGCCTTCTTATTAGTTGTATTGTGTTTTACATACTATCTTTCCAGATTCAAAAAACAGTTTAAATACAGCATCATTCTCTCTTCCCTAATGGTATTATTAGCATTAGGGAGTATTTATTTCTTCAATAATGGCATAAAAGGCCCTTCCCTGCTCTCTCTATCTATTGCTTTCTTTATGATCATGATCATATCGCCAAGAGGTCAGTACTGGCTATGGTCCATACTTTGTTTGACTACAGGATTAGGTTTGCTCTTTTTTGAATACAAAAACCCAGGATACATTAAGGATGCTTATCAGGACAGAGCAGCTGTTTTCGCAGACATTGCTTCCACCTATATCATCACCATTCTGGTGACTTTCCTTGGGTTATTTTACCTTAAAACTGCTTATTTTAAAGAAAAACAAGATGCTGCTGCGAAAACTGCCGTCTTAGAACGGATGAACCACGAGAAAACGAAATTCTTTTCCATTATCGCCCATGATCTTCGCGCTCCACTAGCCTCAATACAAAGTTATATGGATCTTTTCCGCATGGATATTCTCAGTACTGAAGAGAAAGAAATGATGGATAAAAAGCTGACCAATGCCTTGAGTGGAACTCAGGAAATGTTGGACAATATGCTTTCCTGGTCTCGTGCAGAACTCAACAATGGAAAAACGGCGATGGAAATCAACAAATTACATGAAGCCCTGGATTCGGTAATTATCACTCAAAAAGCCGCCTCTAAAGAAAAAAAAATCACTTTTACTGCAGACATAGATACTTCTCTGGAATTATTTTCAAACGTACACATGCTGCAATTGATTGTCAGGAACATTATTGGCAATGCCATCAAGTTCACGCCTTCTGAGGGATTGATAGAACTGAATGCCAGCCGGTATGGACAAGATTGCCTGATTGCGGTTCGTGACACTGGAAACGGCATTCCTGATGAAAACAAGCCGGAAATATTTTCGCTGAAAGCCCAGTCTACTTATGGTACAGACAATGAAAAAGGCATTGGTCTGGGGCTATTTCTTTGTAAAGAATATACACATGCACAGGGAGGAAAGATATGGTTCGAAAGCCAAAAAGGCGAGGGAACTGTTTTTTATGTATCCCTCCCCCTTTATATCGGTACTTAA